A genomic window from Thalassoroseus pseudoceratinae includes:
- a CDS encoding sigma 54-interacting transcriptional regulator has product MDSETLWTTWDELPWFARADGSGVALAVADQLLQAATETQNVAAFLEDELPMIATEFAVQWIAVWSETPDAGWQPIAQCGRQAPGDIPEHLLSGCRSRQAGGCCGLEKPTGWTLIVVPTCDTPTPQLLALAGRHLKADDLPMAVAVGRLLGACCEIATMVEQSRHIPIADGPMQRSHRLSLETVRDETKLIGNNPSLVALRKTIPDLATSELPMLLVGEHGTGKSRIARAIHIHGPRAAAPFISVPCASLSPSKLEAELFGQDKGLREDERTRPGWFEQAEGGTLFLDEVGSLSGAAQTQLLEAIERQQIRRVGGTQLIPVNARVIAATSDELRNRSNGASFRDDLFFRLSVVTQRLLPLRDRPEDILLLAEYFVKEIAVRLRRSPIPLTSDARRRLQEHVWPGNIRELRNVMEHAMLRATGDRLQAVDLNLQTPSESSATVSIPQANLKDATQQFQQDHIRRIIRQCQNNMSTAAESLGLHRSNLYRKMRQLGMEEADDD; this is encoded by the coding sequence ATGGATTCCGAAACCCTGTGGACGACATGGGACGAGTTGCCTTGGTTTGCCCGCGCGGATGGAAGTGGTGTCGCACTTGCGGTCGCAGATCAGTTGTTGCAAGCAGCGACCGAAACGCAAAACGTCGCTGCATTCCTCGAAGATGAACTTCCCATGATCGCGACTGAGTTCGCGGTCCAATGGATCGCGGTTTGGAGCGAGACGCCCGATGCAGGGTGGCAGCCGATCGCACAATGTGGTCGGCAAGCACCGGGCGACATTCCCGAACATCTGCTTTCTGGTTGTCGATCACGACAAGCAGGCGGTTGTTGCGGTCTGGAAAAACCGACCGGTTGGACGTTGATCGTCGTGCCAACCTGTGACACGCCCACGCCACAACTCTTGGCACTCGCGGGACGTCACTTGAAAGCGGACGACTTGCCGATGGCGGTTGCGGTCGGTCGGTTGCTCGGCGCGTGCTGCGAGATTGCGACGATGGTCGAGCAGTCGCGACACATACCCATCGCCGACGGACCTATGCAGCGGTCGCATCGGCTGTCGTTGGAAACTGTTCGCGACGAAACCAAGCTCATCGGCAACAACCCCAGTTTGGTGGCCTTGCGGAAGACGATTCCCGATCTGGCCACGTCGGAATTGCCGATGTTGCTGGTCGGGGAACACGGAACGGGCAAGTCACGAATTGCACGGGCCATCCACATTCACGGACCGCGAGCGGCGGCTCCGTTTATTTCGGTTCCATGTGCCTCGCTTTCGCCTTCGAAGTTGGAAGCGGAACTGTTCGGGCAAGACAAAGGGTTGCGGGAGGATGAACGAACGCGTCCCGGCTGGTTCGAGCAAGCCGAAGGCGGCACACTGTTCTTGGATGAAGTCGGTTCGCTCAGTGGAGCGGCCCAAACGCAACTCTTGGAAGCGATCGAGCGGCAGCAAATCCGACGGGTCGGCGGGACACAACTGATTCCGGTCAATGCACGAGTGATCGCCGCCACCAGTGACGAGTTGCGAAACCGATCGAACGGGGCAAGCTTCCGCGACGATCTCTTCTTTCGATTGTCCGTCGTCACTCAACGGTTATTGCCACTCCGCGACCGGCCCGAAGACATTCTGTTGCTGGCGGAGTACTTCGTGAAAGAGATTGCCGTGAGACTGCGGCGGTCGCCCATTCCACTCACCTCGGATGCCCGACGACGGTTGCAAGAACACGTCTGGCCGGGCAATATCCGCGAACTGCGAAACGTGATGGAACATGCGATGCTGAGGGCGACAGGCGATCGCTTGCAGGCCGTCGATCTAAATTTGCAGACCCCGTCGGAATCCTCGGCGACGGTTTCGATTCCACAGGCCAATTTGAAAGACGCGACGCAGCAATTTCAGCAAGACCACATCCGCCGCATCATCCGCCAATGCCAAAACAATATGAGCACCGCCGCCGAATCGCTTGGGCTGCACCGCTCGAATTTGTATCGCAAGATGCGTCAACTCGGGATGGAAGAGGCCGATGATGATTGA
- a CDS encoding ribose-phosphate diphosphokinase, with protein sequence MHNFRLFGLDGSRVFAQHVSRFLDEPVSSHVEQHFEDTEPYIRSNVNVRGCDVYVISSLYADSNQSVGEKFAKLLFFLGSLVDASAKRITVVAPYLPFARQDRKTESRAPISIKYLAQSLEAVGASRVLTMDVHNLSAFQNAFRIPTDTLEAKNLIADFLCGVDAGGHSQLPVEAHAPDPLIDNPDNLVVLAPDSGGMGRAKRFRNALERRLRTPNRIDVAYLDKERLSGSEVAGSKIVGNVKDKRVIILDDMISSGGTIAIAAGAVAKHGGEVWAACATHGLFVGKANENLSQIERVIVMDTIDPFRLDRDAFANRLFVIPTSMMFAQAIRRTHEEGGSISELLN encoded by the coding sequence TTGCACAATTTCCGTCTTTTCGGTCTCGACGGCTCACGTGTGTTTGCTCAGCATGTGTCGCGTTTCCTCGATGAACCCGTGTCGAGCCATGTCGAGCAGCATTTCGAAGATACCGAACCATATATTCGCAGTAACGTCAACGTTCGCGGGTGCGATGTCTACGTGATTTCGTCTCTGTACGCCGACAGCAACCAATCGGTTGGCGAGAAGTTCGCGAAGCTGTTGTTCTTCCTCGGTTCCTTGGTCGACGCGTCCGCGAAACGTATCACCGTGGTCGCGCCGTATTTGCCGTTCGCGCGTCAGGACCGCAAAACCGAAAGTCGCGCTCCGATCAGCATCAAATACTTGGCACAATCGCTGGAAGCGGTTGGAGCCAGTCGGGTGTTGACCATGGACGTGCATAATCTTTCTGCGTTCCAGAATGCTTTTCGCATCCCGACCGATACGCTGGAAGCGAAGAATCTCATCGCGGACTTTCTCTGTGGTGTCGATGCCGGTGGACACAGCCAACTTCCGGTGGAAGCTCACGCACCGGACCCACTCATCGACAATCCGGACAATCTGGTTGTGCTGGCTCCGGATAGCGGGGGAATGGGTCGGGCCAAACGCTTCCGGAACGCCTTGGAAAGACGCCTTCGAACGCCCAACCGCATCGATGTTGCGTACCTCGACAAAGAGCGACTCAGCGGAAGCGAAGTGGCCGGCAGCAAAATCGTGGGGAACGTCAAAGACAAACGAGTGATCATTCTCGACGATATGATTTCCAGCGGCGGTACGATTGCGATCGCCGCCGGTGCCGTTGCGAAACACGGTGGCGAAGTCTGGGCCGCTTGTGCCACGCACGGTCTGTTCGTTGGGAAAGCGAACGAAAATCTCTCGCAGATCGAACGGGTCATCGTCATGGACACCATCGACCCGTTCCGACTCGACCGCGACGCCTTCGCGAACCGACTGTTCGTAATCCCAACGTCAATGATGTTCGCCCAAGCGATCCGCCGGACCCATGAGGAAGGTGGTTCGATCAGTGAACTGCTCAACTGA
- a CDS encoding 4'-phosphopantetheinyl transferase family protein — translation MQSPAYSTQYMLFDDIRQQHLPERFDWLTLAERRECERLPDSESRERWRIGRWVAKQVVQDSLATIEQRNASIEILSRDATGGRIRPQVRIDGQLKPWGLSIAYSPKSVLIGFTREPGFRIGVDLAEPLQLAAQSLVFWFGERERTAIQEGNCWRTAQIWAMKEAAYKSCHRGESFVPRRVEAVPISGQQWHVHYDSSPAVYIPHWRLEERDGLVLSTVLATDRLQPRRQQVHTESLDSPVSQLVSRSAFAP, via the coding sequence ATGCAATCACCAGCTTACAGTACGCAGTACATGTTGTTTGACGATATTCGTCAACAACATTTGCCCGAGCGTTTCGATTGGTTAACGCTAGCGGAGCGACGAGAATGCGAACGACTCCCCGATTCCGAATCCCGTGAGCGTTGGAGGATTGGTCGTTGGGTGGCCAAGCAGGTCGTTCAAGATTCTCTCGCGACAATCGAACAACGAAACGCCAGCATTGAGATTCTTTCTCGGGACGCCACGGGCGGCCGAATCCGCCCGCAAGTGCGAATCGATGGCCAATTGAAGCCGTGGGGATTGTCGATCGCCTATTCCCCAAAATCGGTACTCATTGGGTTCACACGCGAACCGGGATTCCGAATCGGCGTCGACTTAGCCGAACCGCTCCAATTGGCCGCGCAAAGTTTGGTCTTTTGGTTTGGGGAACGGGAACGAACTGCAATTCAAGAAGGAAATTGTTGGCGAACCGCTCAGATTTGGGCGATGAAAGAAGCGGCGTACAAATCCTGTCATCGTGGAGAAAGTTTCGTACCGCGACGTGTCGAAGCGGTGCCGATTTCTGGTCAACAATGGCATGTTCATTACGATTCTTCGCCCGCCGTGTACATTCCGCATTGGCGACTCGAAGAACGTGATGGACTTGTATTGTCCACCGTATTGGCAACCGATCGACTGCAACCACGCCGGCAGCAAGTTCATACCGAATCTCTTGATTCGCCCGTGAGTCAGCTTGTTTCCCGGTCCGCGTTTGCACCGTAG
- a CDS encoding MFS transporter gives MTDENNPDYVLVTCRVCGTRMHPDLRETAYEVKCHDCFTPAPVPSRAEVIAKLPKANRQKPDVGTYSLSLPPDVRDSLEMSGYGAPSPVNESPRLPVGNLSENSPPEDITFSEYGLDDESSGVEAEPVAEPDRNAFVVRCPSCDTPFAPTLINQPQIVLCPECLEDVPVPAESEVPKQTTKKRMSRRKSTPKQSVSSSSDAVFDAEEIPFEAEAPKSRANPSRRRTRKKKRKTAERSDRDSTDDSRNPTTTNREAVGRVFDRMAEIRQVGVAPPPRWTFFSGTLSFPWRPETWFRWSVLSVALTLSLLLMTAMFLLYSTQQQGGILGVAFLAMPTFWILMGALAYAASGGLCILIETASGSDRIDEWPERDWKEWAGSLVFVVFQLFVANVMAFFLGRLIGMFLGTPWAWTAFAFLLIAPVVLLSSLEANHPLTPLTVPILRTLIFYPQGWLLFHLVTGGWVLGMALVGEALLAYPFFAAFLLGPMLAAFLMVYPRMLGRLAWGASTMLATDDESDEDPPESDAPQRKKKRRKKKRLPPPSE, from the coding sequence GTGACAGATGAGAACAATCCGGATTATGTTCTGGTCACTTGTCGAGTGTGTGGCACGCGGATGCACCCGGATCTGCGAGAAACCGCCTACGAAGTGAAGTGTCACGACTGCTTTACGCCGGCTCCTGTGCCATCACGAGCGGAGGTCATCGCAAAGCTGCCGAAGGCGAATCGGCAGAAACCAGACGTGGGCACCTATAGTTTGTCTTTGCCGCCGGACGTGCGAGACAGCCTTGAAATGTCGGGCTACGGGGCGCCGTCTCCTGTGAATGAATCACCCCGGTTGCCAGTTGGGAATTTGTCCGAAAATTCGCCACCGGAAGACATTACATTTTCGGAATATGGATTGGATGACGAATCTTCCGGTGTCGAGGCGGAACCGGTCGCGGAACCGGATCGAAACGCTTTTGTCGTTCGCTGTCCCTCTTGCGATACTCCGTTCGCACCGACTTTGATCAATCAACCACAGATTGTTCTTTGCCCGGAATGCTTGGAAGACGTTCCCGTCCCGGCCGAATCCGAGGTGCCGAAGCAGACAACCAAAAAAAGGATGTCGCGTCGAAAATCAACTCCTAAGCAATCAGTGAGTTCTTCGAGTGACGCGGTCTTCGATGCTGAGGAGATCCCGTTCGAAGCGGAAGCTCCGAAGTCGCGAGCGAATCCCTCTCGACGACGGACACGGAAGAAAAAACGAAAAACCGCCGAGCGGTCGGATCGGGATTCCACAGACGATTCTCGAAATCCGACGACGACCAATCGTGAGGCTGTCGGCCGAGTCTTCGATCGGATGGCGGAAATTCGGCAAGTCGGAGTTGCCCCGCCGCCACGTTGGACGTTCTTTTCCGGAACGCTCAGCTTTCCATGGCGTCCGGAGACTTGGTTTCGATGGAGTGTGTTGTCGGTTGCACTGACACTCTCGTTGCTGTTGATGACAGCCATGTTCTTGCTGTACAGCACGCAGCAGCAAGGCGGCATTCTGGGCGTGGCGTTTCTCGCGATGCCCACATTTTGGATTCTCATGGGGGCTCTCGCTTACGCCGCTTCCGGTGGGTTGTGCATTCTGATCGAAACCGCCAGCGGCAGCGATCGCATCGACGAATGGCCCGAGCGTGATTGGAAAGAGTGGGCCGGTTCGCTGGTTTTTGTCGTCTTTCAATTGTTCGTCGCAAATGTGATGGCGTTTTTCCTCGGGCGGTTGATCGGCATGTTTCTTGGAACGCCTTGGGCCTGGACGGCGTTTGCGTTCTTGTTGATTGCGCCAGTGGTGTTGCTGTCTTCACTCGAAGCCAATCACCCGCTGACCCCGCTCACCGTGCCAATTCTCCGAACGCTTATTTTCTATCCGCAGGGGTGGTTGCTGTTTCACCTGGTGACTGGCGGATGGGTTCTCGGCATGGCTCTCGTTGGTGAGGCTTTGTTGGCGTATCCGTTTTTCGCGGCGTTCTTGCTTGGGCCGATGTTGGCGGCGTTCCTGATGGTCTATCCCCGAATGCTTGGTCGTCTGGCCTGGGGAGCATCCACAATGCTCGCAACCGACGACGAGTCCGACGAAGACCCGCCGGAATCCGACGCTCCCCAACGGAAGAAAAAGCGACGCAAAAAGAAACGTCTCCCGCCGCCGAGCGAATAG